One Salvelinus sp. IW2-2015 unplaced genomic scaffold, ASM291031v2 Un_scaffold1962, whole genome shotgun sequence genomic window, cctgGCTCGCcatcctctcttcgtctctcttctcgtctcctcctGAGCTCCCATCCTCGCTCTCGTCTTTCCTTCTCCTCATGGCTCccatcctcgtctctctctctttctctcctccctggctccatcactctctctctcttctctctctctctctctctcctccctggctCCCATCCTcgctctctatcttctctcctcctggctccatcctcgctctctctctctcttctccctcctgccccatcctctctctctctctctctcctcctggctcccatcctcttctcctgctcttcttcctccctggccccatctctctctctctctctctcctcctggctcccatactctctctcctctgctctcctgccCTGGCGTCCCATGCCTCCACTCTTTCTCTCGTTCCGTCCCTTAGCTCCCCCCCCCATGAAGAGGTGTTTGTGGAGAAGGAGGTTGTCAGGCTTACCAGTTCCACGCTGGTTTTaactctcctccctgctcccatcgtcgctctcgctctctctctcttttcctctccttccctggccCTGCCatcctcgctctctcactctctctcctccctggctcatcctcttctctcttccttccctggctccatcctctctctcttctctcgctccctggcttcccattctctctctctcttctctctctccatcctctggcTCCCATCCTCACTTGTATCGTTCCTTCCTCGGCTCTAGCTCCCCCCCCACTGAAGAGGTGTTGTGGAGATTGTGAGGTTGTCAGGCTAGCCAGTCCAGAGGCTGNNNNNNNNNNNNNNNNNNNNNNNNNNNNNNNNNNNNNNNNNNNNNNNNNNNNNNNNNNNNNNNNNNNNNNNNNNNNNNNNNNNNNNNNNNNNNNNNNNNNNNNNNNNNNNNNNNNNNNNNNNNNNNNNNNNNNNNNNNNNNNNNNNNNNNNNNNNNNNNNNNNNNNNNNNNNNNNNNNNNNNNNNNNNNNNNNNNNNNNNNNNNNNNNNNNNNNNNNNNNNNNNNNNNNNNNNNNNNNNNNNNNNNNNNNNNNNNNNNNNNNNNNNNNNNNNNNNNNNNNNNNNNNNNNNNNNNNNNNNNNNNNNNNNNNNNNNNNNNNNNNNNNNNNNNNNNNNNNNNNNNNNNNNNNNNNNNNNNNNNNNNNNNNNNNNNNNNNNNNNNNNNNNNNNNNNNNNNNNNNNNNNNNNNNNNNNNNNNNNNNNNNNNNNNNNNNNNNNNNNNNNNNNNNNNNNNNNNNNNNNNNNNNNNNNNNNNNNNNNNNNNNNNNNNNNNNNNNNNNNNNNNNNNNNNNNNNNNNNNNNNNNNNNNNNNNNNNNNNNNNNNNNNNNNNNNNNNNNNNNNNNNNNNNNNNNNNNNNNNNNNNNNNNNNNNNNNNNNNNNNNNNNNNNNNNNNNNNNNNNNNNNNNNNNNNNNNNNNNNNNNNNNNNNNNNNNNNNNNNNNNNNNNNNNNNNNNNNNNNNNNNNNNNNNNNNNNNNNNNNNNNNNNNNNNNNNNNNNNNNNNNNNNNNNNNNNNNNNNNNNNNNNNNNNNNNNNNNNNNNNNNNNNNNNNNNNNNNNNNNNNNNNNNNNNNNNNNNNNNNNNNNNNNNNNNNNNNNNNNNNNNNNNNNNNNNNNNNNNNNNNNNNNNNNNNNNNNNNNNNNNNNNNNNNNNNNNNNNNNNNNNNNNNNNNNNNNNNNNNNNNNNNNNNNNNNNNNNNNNNNNNNNNNNNNNNNNNNNNNNNNNNNNNNNNNNNNNNNNNNNNNNNNNNNNNNNNNNNNNNNNNNNNNNNNNNNNNNNNNNNNNNNNNNNNNNNNNNNNNNNNNNNNNNNNNNNNNNNNNNNNNNNNNNNNNNNNNNNNNNNNNNNNNNNNNNNNNNNNNNNNNNNNNNNNNNNNNNNNNNNNNNNNNNNNNNNNNNNNNNNNNNNNNNNNNNNNNNNNNNNNNNNNNNNNNNNNNNNNNNNNNNNNNNNNNNNNNNNNNNNNNNNNNNNNNNNNNNNNNNNNNNNNNNNNNNNNNNNNNNNNNNNNNNNNNNNNNNNNNNNNNNNNNNNNNNNNNNNNNNNNNNNNNNNNNNNNNNNNNNNNNNNNNNNNNNNNNNNNNNNNNNNNNNNNNNNNNNNNNNNNNNNNNNNNNNNNNNNNNNNNNNNNNNNNNNNNNNNNNNNNNNNNNNNNNNNNNNNNNNNNNNNNNNNNNNNNNNNNNNNNNNNNNNNNNNNNNNNNNNNNNNNNNNNNNNNNNNNNNNNNNNNNNNNNNNNNNNNNNNNNNNNNNNNNNNNNNNNNNNNNNNNNNNNNNNNNNNNNNNNNNNNNNNNNNNNNNNNNNNNNNNNNNNNNNNNNNNNNNNNNNNNNNNNNNNNNNNNNNNNNNNNNNNNNNNNNNNNNNNNNNNNNNNNNNNNNNNNNNNNNNNNNNNNNNNNNNNNNNNNNNNNNNNNNNNNNNNNNNNNNNNNNNNNNNNNNNNNNNNNNNNNNNNNNNNNNNNNNNNNNNNNNNNNNNNNNNNNNNNNNNNNNNNNNNNNNNNNNNNNNNNNNNNNNNNNNNNNNNNNNNNNNNNNNNNNNNNNNNNNNNNNNNNNNNNNNNNNNNNNNNNNNNNNNNNNNNNNNNNNNNNNNNNNNNNNNNNNNNNNNNNNNNNNNNNNNNNNNNNNNNNNNNNNNNNNNNNNNNNNNNNNNNNNNNNNNNNNNNNNNNNNNNNNNNNNNNNNNNNNNNNNNNNNNNNNNNNNNNNNNNNNNNNNNNNNNNNNNNNNNNNNNNNNNNNNNNNNNNNNNNNNNNNNNNNNNNNNNNNNNNNNNNNNNNNNNNNNNNNNNNNNNNNNNNNNNNNNNNNNNNNNNNNNNNNNNNNNNNNNNNNNNNNNNNNNNNNNNNNNNNNNNNNNNNNNNNNNNNNNNNNNNNNNNNNNNNNNNNNNNNNNNNNNNNNNNNNNNNNNNNNNNNNNNNNNNNNNNNNNNNNNNNNNNNNNNNNNNNNNNNNNNNNNNNNNNNNNNNNNNNNNNNNNNNNNNNNNNNNNNNNNNNNNNNNNNNNNNNNNNNNNNNNNNNNNNNNNNNNNNNNNNNNNNNNNNNNNNNNNNNNNNNNNNNNNNNNNNNNNNNNNNNNNNNNNNNNNNNNNNNNNNNNNNNNNNCGTTTAACTCTCCTCCCtggctcccgtctctctctcctccctcctccctggctctcccatcctctctcttctctctcgctcctcccggctcccatcctctctctctctcctctctcgctcctcctggctccctcctcactctctcctctcctccctggccccatcctcctctctctctctcttccctggctcaccatcctctctcctctctctctctctcctcccgggctcccatccttcctctctctttcctctcctccattggCTCCtcatcctcgctctctctctctttctctcctccctggctcctcactcctctctctctctcagtctctctcctctcctctgctcccatccctggcctctcttctctctcctcggctcctcctctcccttcttcttcctccctgccccatcctctctctcttctctcctccctggcTCCCCGTCCAtacatctactctctctctcacgacGTCGACACCGTGGCTACACCCATAGCAGACTCGTACTCTCTCTATACTAGATACCTCCCTGGGGACATACACCAAAGAGACCTATCCCATCTCgtacatctctctccatcttaccCTAACTCACAGGCAATCGACCACGGCGCTCACGATGCACATGACACAAACCACAGACACACGAACTCCACCAGTAGGGACCAGGTGAGTGAAGAGACAGACTCAAGACCACCTACTAACACGGAGAGAACAGACTAGACACACCGCAGAAACCTGACACATGAGAGACCTACCAACAGAGTCTCTGCCCAGATGAGAGCAGACTCAAGAACTCACCCGTCTTACATGGACCCCAGGCTCGAGAGATGACCAACCGCGCTCACCCCTAAGCTCCCCCGGCTCGAGCCCGATCTATAAAAAAAGCACAGAAGAGAGTCCAGTGGCTGATGACTGAACAGACTACAGAACACAGGGAGCCACCGAAAGGCTAGAGAGGAGTACTAGCAGAAGCCTGAGGAGAGGCGACGAATCCCAGACAACCACACAGCAGAGACGCGACGTGTGAAGAGACCTATCATAAAAGAGGACTGCACATGCACGAGACATCCACCACCGTGACGATAACTCCATCTGCGACGAGAGGTCAGACTACGTCGACTAAACATCTGCTACTCTATCTTTTCTCTGCGTATCGACATGGCCCATGCCCCAGCCCTCCCTCTCAAACCTGCAACACATCATCTCTGGCACAGCACTACCCATGGGAGACacgccatcctcctctcctctcgctcccacCTTAGCTCGCCCCTGACCTCTACGTACTCTCTTACTACACATCACCGCCTAGCTAGCCACTCCATCGatcatccgtctctctctctaccatatcaCTACCACTGACAGCTGCCAAACAAGAAGAGAACACAATCCACTCGGACATCTAAGTGATAaacagatctctctctcctccctagaCTCCGCCCCCCCACCCATGGAAGATACACGAGCGTGTGGAGCGAAAGGGATACACAGAAGATGGAAACCAGCGTCCGTGGTCTCTTGAACTAACCAGATCCCTAAAGGCTGGCATGGTGAGCGTCATCAAGAGAATAAGCCGATCTAGCGGACAGAGATAGGAGCTACCCAGTGAAACACCAGCCCGGATGATTCTCTCTGTCTGACCTGTGACAGAAACTACAGAACAAAGCGAGCTAATAGTCGTAGTGGCCAGGACCTGAAGGGACGAGAGTCTCTCAAAAGGAACCCCAATCGCAGTCGTCAAATGCTATTCGCCGACAAGAAGAagaacagaataacaacaacaaacgcTGGCAGCGGCTACTTCCGCGCCCTATTGGTCCAACTACCTACAGGCGAGTCGTTTATAAGGTTACATAGTAAACAGACACAATAGTTACATAGCCTGTGTAAATTGTGAAGAGAAGACGAGATTGAATAATGAGGCCGATATAGACAAGCAGTAACACTTGTCGAATTTGAAACAGAACTCGCTAGtcttaagaaaaataaataaaaatggacaAAAGAGAACAAGTACGTAACTTTTATGTAGTTGTGGTAAACTCTGTGTCTAGCTTTAATACCGGCCTagaacatttaggtacatacctCACCATTACTACCATGAGAAATCTCTGGCCACCATACACCCTTCCTCAGGAAACAAGACGAGTCAGCCCCCACCCCACAGCACGGGCCTCTCTGGACATCGTGAGCCGGGGTACCGAGCCTTCTCCTtccatcctggacttccttacatCGGCCGACTGAGACTCTGCCGCGCCTGAGAACGTCACCAGCGCACGGTCGATGTCACGCGGCCAGCTATGCTCCAAAGACTGACGTGGTTCTCCTCGGTTAAAGGGCTACATCCCTCCTTCCTGAGATCCTTGTAATAggacgagaaagagagatagagatcaaACCGGGAACGGTGAGGAACAAGAGTGAGAATAGGGGAGGTGCCGACTGACAGTGGGAAACACCAGCCATCCCACCTCACCCTCGTTCCAGCAACCTCTGTACCGTGTACCTTGTACCGAGACCGCTGTCACTGCGGAAAGATGCGACGTTACTTCATGTTAAGTTAGCAGCCCGTCTCAAGCTGCTGTGTGAGCTCAATGAGCAGCGGAAGAGAGATTTCTTCTGTGACTGCAGTATAGTCGTTGAGGGACGGGTCTTCAAGGCCCATCGCAACGTCCTATTCGCCGGCAGCGGCTACTTCCGCGCCCTATTGGTCCACTACCTACAGGCGAGTCGTTTATGAAGTTTACATAGTACAGACGCATAGTTAATGAGCCTGTGTATTGTGAAAGAGAGATTGATAATGGCTATAGTAACAGTTGCCAATGACActcctgtttaaaaaaataaataaaatggaaaaTATACTTGTAACTTTTATGTAGTTGTGTAAACTCTGTTCTAGTTTAATAGCCTGTTTACAGTACACCTTACTACCTGGAATCTCTCCACCAACCCTCCTCAGGACAGAGGTCAGCACCACAGCACGGCCTCTCTGGACATCGTGACGGCCGAGGCCTTCTCCttcatcctggacttcctgtacTCGGGCCGACTGGACCTGCGCGGCGAGAACGTCATCGAGGTGATGTCAGCGGCCAGCTATCTCCAGATGACTGACGTGGTCTCCTTCTGTAAAGGCTACATCCGCTCCTCTCTGGAGATCTGtaatagggagaaagagagggatagagatagggaacgggagaaagaggagagagggggtccGACTGACAGTGGAACACCAGCCATGCCACCTCCCTCTTCCAGAGCCTCTGTAGCTGTACCTGTACCGTCGCTGTCACTAGACGGAGATGGAGTTACTCATGTAAGTTTAGAGCCCTCCCCTTCCACGGTCACAGACCCCCCATCCTCGGCAGCAGCCCTCCCCAGGGTCCCCACGCCCCCCGGCCCTAGCAGAGACTCTGAGAGCGACTGCAGCTCCAGAGGGGAGTTCCCATCTCATATTATTGGGGGCCTGACCCCSCACGGACACGGGGAACATCTGATGAACCCCCTTTCCCCCTCAACCTCTGGGTTGACCTTAGAGCTGGTGCGCCCCAAGATCGAGTATGACCCTGATGACGAGCCTGAGGAYGGGTCCCCTGATACCAAAGACCTGCCGTTGTTTATGGTAccatccctccaccaccaccacatccaTGAAAGACTGGCATCCTCCAGCCCTTCCCCCAACAACGAGCGCTCCTCCCTGGGCTTCGGGGGCTGCCACGCCAGGCAGTTCATGGATGTGCTGTTGAGAGGTGGCTCCAGCCCCCACAGGGACAGAGGGGAGCAGGGCCAGATGTTTGCCCAGGGAATGGGCCTCTGGGGTGGGGGKGGKAGGGTGGATGAGGGWCTGGGGATGGGTGGTTCCTCTATTATGGAGATACAGAGCGACTGGTARGGAGAGGACACAGGTAATTAGTTTTAACTCTATACGGCGTGATATGAAACTTTAGTTTCATCTTGTTACTTCCTAAATATGCAGTTTTTTCTTACCACTTTCAGGCTTAGACTTTTAGGGGTTTCTTTCTACTTTCAAGTAGAGGTCGATCTGACCGATTTATGATTTATTCAAACGCCGATACCTGATTACGATTATTGCggacgttttttatttatttgatttgttaaTAGATAACATTACAACCAATAAGTAGATGAACACTGTCTTTTTAAATTAATGATAATACATCATAATAATCAAATATTAGGtctcaaataaaataatgaaaactgTGTTCAATTTTGGTGTTGAAAGTAATGCAAACACAAAGTGTGGAGGAAAGAACAgtaaaaagtgcaatatgtgccatgtaaaaaagctaacgtttaaagttccttgctcagaaacatgagaacatatgaaagctcgtGGTTCCTTTtaaatgagtcttcaatattccaaggtaagaggtttaggttgtagttaatttagtatttataggactatttctctctataccattttatTCCATATACcgttgactattggatgttctataggcactttagtatgccagtgtaacagtatagcttccgtcccttcTCCTCGCTCTTCCTGGGCTTCGAACAAGGAACACATCGACACACAGCcaacctcgaagcagcgttacccatgcagaggcaaggggaacaaccactccaagtctcagagcgagtgacgtttgaaacgctattggtgcgaccccgctaactagctagccatttcacatcggttaagCCAGCCTGatctcggagttgataggcttgaattcataaacagctcaatgcttgaagcacagcgacgagcgctcggcaaaacgcacgaaagtcctgtgaatgaatgcttacgagcctgctgtgcCTACCATCgatcagtcagactgctctatcaaatcatgacttaattataacataataacacacagaaatacgagctttggtcattaatatggtcgaatccgggaactatcatttcgaaacaaaaatgtttttattatcgCATATACCCTTGACTCTGCATTGCAATATCTCTCTCTTNNNNNNNNNNNNNNNNNNNNNNNNNNNNNNNNNNNNNNNNNNNNNNNNNNNNNNNNNNNNNNNNNNNNNNNNNNNNNNNNNNNNNNNNNNNNNNNNNNNNNNNNNNNNNNNNNNNNNNNNNNNNNNNNNNNNNNNNNNNNNNNNNNNNNNNNNNNNNNNNNNNNNNNNNNNNNNNNNNNNNNNNNNNNNNNNNNNNNNNNNNNNNNNNNNNNNNNNNNNNNNNNNNNNNNNNNNNNNNNNNNNNNNNNNNNNNNNNNNNNNNNNNNNNNNNNNNNNNNNNNNNNNNNNNNNNNNNNNNNNNNNNNNNNNNNNNNNNNNNNNNNNNNNNNNNNNNNNNNNNNNNNNNNNNNNNNNNNNNNNNNNNNNNNNNNNNNNNNNNNNNNNNNNNNNNNNNNNNNNNNNNNNNNNNNNNNNNNNNNNNNNNNNNNNNNNNNNNNNNNNNNNNNNNNNNNNNNNNNNNNNNNNNNNNNNNNNNNNNNNNNNNNNNNNNNNNNNNNNNNNNNNNNNNNNNNNNNNNNNNNNNNNNNNNNNNNNNNNNNNNNNNNNNNNNNNNNNNNNNNNNNNNNNNNNNNNNNNNNNNNNNNNNNNNNNNNNNNNNNNNNNNNNNNNNNNNNNNNNNNNNNNNNNNNNNNNNNNNNNNNNNNNNNNNNNNNNNNNNNNNNNNNNNNNNNNNNNNNNNNNNNNNNNNNNNNNNNNNNNNNNNNNNNNNNNNNNNNNNNNNNNNNNNNNNNNNNNNNNNNNNNNNNNNNNNNNNNNNNNNNNNNNNNNNNNNNNNNNNNNNNNNNNNNNNNNNNNNNNNNNNNNNNNNNNNNNNNNNNNNNNNNNNNNNNNNNNNNNNNNNNNNNNNNNNNNNNNNNNNNNNNNNNNNNNNNNNNNNNNNNNNNNNNNNNNNNNNNNNNNNNNNNNNNNNNNNNNNNNNNNNNNNNNNNNNNNNNNNNNNNNNNNNNNNNNNNNNNNNNNNNNNNNNNNNNNNNNNNNNNNNNNNNNNNNNNNNNNNNNNNNNNNNNNNNNNNNNNNNNNNNNNNNNNNNNNNNNNNNNNNNNNNNNNNNNNNNNNNNNNNNNNNNNNNNNNNNNNNNNNNNNNNNNNNNNNNNNNNNNNNNNNNNNNNNNNNNNNNNNNNNNNNNNNNNNNNNNNNNNNNNNNNNNNNNNNNNNNNNNNNNNNNNNNNNNNNNNNNNNNNNNNNNNNNNNNNNNNNNNNNNNNNNNNNNNNNNNNNNNNNNNNNNNNNNNNNNNNNNNNNNNNNNNNNNNNNNNNNNNNNNNNNNNNNNNNNNNNNNNNNNNNNNNNNNNNNNNNNNNNNNNNNNNNNNNNNNNNNNNNNNNNNNNNNNNNNNNNNNNNNNNNNNNNNNNNNNNNNNNNNNNNNNNNNNNNNNNNNNNNNNNNNNNNNNNNNNNNNNNNNNNNNNNNNNNNNNNNNNNNNNNNNNNNNNNNNNNNNNNNNNNNNNNNNNNNNNNNNNNNNNNNNNNNNNNNNNNNNNNNNNNNNNNNNNNNNNNNNNNNNNNNNNNNNNNNNNNNNNNNNNNNNNNNNNNNNNNNNNNNNNNNNNNNNNNNNNNNNNNNNNNNNNNNNNNNNNNNNNNNNNNNNNNNNNNNNNNNNNNNNNNNNNNNNNNNNNNNNNNNNNNNNNNNNNNNNNNNNNNNNNNNNNNNNNNNNNNNNNNNNNNNNNNNNNNNNNNNNNNNNNNNNNNNNNNNNNNNNNNNNNNNNNNNNNNNNNNNNNNNNNNNNNNNNNNNNNNNNNNNNNNNNNNNNNNNNNNNNNNNNNNNNNNNNNNNNNNNNNNNNNNNNNNNNNNNNNNNNNNNNNNNNNNNNNNNNNNNNNNNNNNNNNNNNNNNNNNNNNNNNNNNNNNNNNNNNNNNNNNNNNNNNNNNNNNNNNNNNNNNNNNNNNNNNNNNNNNNNNNNNNNNNNNNNNNNNNNNNNNNNNNNNNNNNNNNNNNNNNNNNNNNNNNNNNNNNNNNNNNNNNNNNNNNNNNNNNNNNNNNNNNNNNNNNNNNNNNNNNNNNNNNNNNNNNNNNNNNNNNNNNNNNNNNNNNNNNNNNNNNNNNNNNNNNNNNNNNNNNNNNNNNNNNNNNNNNNNNNNNNNNNNNNNNNNNNNNNNNNNNNNNNNNNNNNNNNNNNNNNNNNNNN contains:
- the LOC112072566 gene encoding LOW QUALITY PROTEIN: zinc finger and BTB domain-containing protein 8B-like (The sequence of the model RefSeq protein was modified relative to this genomic sequence to represent the inferred CDS: substituted 1 base at 1 genomic stop codon), whose product is MAHAPALPLKPATHHLWHSTTHGRHAILLSSRSHLSSPLTSTNYRTKRANSRSGQDLKGRESLKRNPNRSRQMLFADKKKNRITTTNAGSGYFRALLVQLPTGESFISNLCTVYLVPRPLSLRKDATLLHVKLAARLKLLCELNEQRKRDFFCDCSIVVEGRVFKAHRNVLFAGSGYFRALLVHYLQDRGQHHSTASLDIVTAEAFSFILDFLYSGRLDLRGENVIEVMSAASYLQMTDVVSFCKGYIRSSLEICNREKERDRDREREKEERGGPTDSGTPAMPPPSSRASVAVPVPSLSLDGDGVTHVSLEPSPSTVTDPPSSAAALPRVPTPPGPSRDSESDCSSRGEFPSHIIGGLTPHGHGEHLMNPLSPSTSGLTLELVRPKIEYDPDDEPEDGSPDTKDLPLFMVPSLHHHHIHERLASSSPSPNNERSSLGFGGCHARQFMDVLLRGGSSPHRDRGEQGQMFAQGMGLWGGGGRVDEGLGMGGSSIMEIQSDWXGEDTGDGLLVPVKLHKCPFCPYTAKQKGILKRHIRCHTGERPFPCETCGKRFTRQEHLRSHSLSVHHSSWPVVCKGCRRSFTGALSHGLKRFGLCDNCTRVTTTGHDDSPPAHINLDGQPEAMERGDGDSDWPIFMDDADDMEAGGGIIEVGEKGKPHR